A stretch of Amycolatopsis balhimycina FH 1894 DNA encodes these proteins:
- a CDS encoding M15 family metallopeptidase: MTANQGTNVSRRTALRVGVSLAVAATVAPLPTGIAEAQQQPGPAGPDRLAQVRTGAVSTNGWPIEKNADIGGAVWTREIDGTGLSVALSIGEVQTVLGHVVRRYCYEIDVVQPGEVVGHIPVEQLPPSTSDNHASGTAVDIRPGWYPAGTRGNFFPSQLNSVHTILAECHGVVAWGGYRTVADEGHFEIAVPPRDPRLVDLAAELREWKY, encoded by the coding sequence ATGACCGCGAACCAGGGAACCAACGTCAGCCGCCGCACCGCATTGCGCGTCGGCGTGAGCTTGGCCGTCGCGGCGACCGTGGCCCCGTTGCCGACCGGTATCGCCGAGGCGCAGCAGCAGCCGGGTCCGGCCGGCCCAGACCGGCTCGCGCAGGTGCGCACCGGCGCCGTCAGCACCAACGGCTGGCCCATCGAGAAGAACGCTGACATCGGTGGCGCCGTCTGGACCCGGGAGATCGACGGCACAGGACTGTCGGTCGCGCTGTCCATCGGCGAGGTGCAAACCGTGCTCGGACATGTCGTACGACGCTACTGCTACGAGATCGACGTAGTGCAGCCGGGCGAGGTGGTCGGCCACATACCTGTCGAACAGCTCCCGCCTTCCACTTCGGACAATCACGCATCGGGCACGGCCGTGGACATCCGTCCGGGCTGGTACCCAGCCGGGACGCGGGGCAACTTCTTCCCCTCGCAGCTGAACTCCGTCCACACGATCTTGGCCGAATGCCACGGAGTCGTCGCCTGGGGTGGCTACCGCACCGTCGCCGACGAGGGGCACTTCGAGATCGCGGTACCTCCCCGTGATCCGCGGCTCGTCGACCTCGCGGCGGAGCTTCGCGAATGGAAGTACTGA
- a CDS encoding glycoside hydrolase domain-containing protein, which produces MADEKVRLAQRFINSYNVPGIPKLDEDGKTSWSVMYALTRALQYELGITALSDSFGPTTVATLQQQFPVIDGLNTHGNVNRIVAYGLYCKGYPGGDLKGVYDDEVAESVTRLKQDMGVAGTYPGDGLVPKVFKGLLTMDPYVVVNNGRDQVRAVQQWLNGTFITRRDFFVIPCDGHFSRDVQKALLLAIQFQLGMSDDVANGRFGPATKAGIRSNQLSVGSSGRWVQLFSGAMIFNQRDGVAFATSFTSELAARVREFQRFVALPESGDGDFATWASLLVSTGDDTRRGTACDSVSEVTTFRAAALRSAGYQVVGRYLCNVTGSSLNKMIQPFELDTIVAAGLRVFPIYQTYGGEAAYFRREQGMGDAFAAISWARYHGFQAGTRIYFAVDFDALDYQITENVIPHFTGIKTILDEHGAEYSLGIYGARNVCSRVRAAGLSTGSFVSDMSTGFSGNLGFPMPSDWAFDQIATVQVGSGTGAIEIDNNIANGRDLGQNSFSSQVYFGLDVGFDMSWRDAMLRDVQAYLESINVPESGGPGGEALTLHTTTESYNATLAVDGLITSLARTLRMRKALIQCPLLWEIRKLNIADPPADDAVRLGLKDDSSTGLAQIFAATAIRARNHCIRQGIIGGTIMDFGNDDDRLSVWHKLNEDNIYNISTVPLVLIEGAADVGLRRPDVFFTEDETRRTLARYNGTGDAAENYGRQLLGLYRVFEKYHKPLREAS; this is translated from the coding sequence GTGGCCGACGAGAAGGTGCGCCTGGCGCAGCGATTCATCAACTCGTACAACGTACCCGGCATCCCGAAGCTCGACGAGGACGGGAAGACGAGCTGGTCCGTCATGTACGCGCTCACCCGTGCGCTGCAGTACGAACTCGGGATCACGGCGTTGTCGGATTCCTTCGGCCCGACCACTGTCGCCACGCTGCAGCAACAGTTTCCGGTGATCGACGGCCTGAACACGCACGGCAACGTCAACCGGATCGTGGCGTACGGCTTGTACTGCAAGGGATATCCCGGCGGAGACCTCAAGGGCGTTTACGACGACGAGGTCGCGGAATCGGTGACGCGCCTCAAGCAGGACATGGGCGTCGCGGGCACCTACCCCGGCGACGGGCTCGTCCCGAAGGTGTTCAAGGGCCTGTTGACGATGGACCCGTACGTCGTGGTGAACAACGGCCGCGACCAGGTGCGCGCGGTCCAGCAGTGGCTCAACGGCACCTTCATCACCCGCCGCGACTTCTTCGTCATCCCGTGCGACGGGCACTTCTCACGCGACGTGCAGAAGGCGCTGCTACTGGCGATCCAGTTCCAGCTCGGGATGAGCGACGACGTCGCCAACGGCCGGTTCGGACCCGCCACCAAGGCCGGCATCCGCAGCAACCAGTTGTCTGTCGGCTCGTCGGGGCGCTGGGTGCAGCTGTTCAGCGGCGCCATGATCTTCAACCAACGCGACGGCGTGGCGTTCGCGACTTCGTTCACCAGTGAACTCGCCGCGCGCGTGCGGGAATTCCAGCGGTTCGTTGCCCTTCCTGAGAGCGGTGACGGCGACTTCGCGACCTGGGCGTCGCTGCTGGTTTCGACCGGCGATGATACGCGGCGCGGCACGGCGTGCGACTCGGTGAGCGAGGTGACCACGTTCCGCGCCGCGGCGCTGCGAAGCGCAGGCTATCAGGTAGTCGGACGCTACCTGTGCAACGTAACGGGATCCTCGCTGAACAAGATGATCCAGCCGTTCGAGCTGGACACGATCGTCGCGGCGGGACTGCGAGTGTTCCCGATCTACCAAACCTACGGCGGCGAGGCGGCGTACTTCCGCCGTGAGCAGGGCATGGGCGACGCGTTCGCGGCGATCAGCTGGGCCCGCTACCACGGTTTCCAGGCGGGAACCCGAATCTACTTCGCCGTCGACTTCGACGCCCTCGACTACCAGATCACCGAGAACGTCATCCCGCACTTCACCGGCATCAAGACGATCCTCGACGAGCACGGTGCCGAGTACTCGCTCGGTATCTACGGGGCACGCAACGTGTGCAGCCGCGTCCGGGCGGCGGGGCTCAGCACCGGGAGCTTCGTCTCCGACATGTCGACCGGGTTCTCCGGCAACCTGGGCTTCCCGATGCCTTCCGACTGGGCGTTCGACCAAATCGCCACCGTCCAGGTCGGCTCGGGCACCGGCGCCATCGAGATCGACAACAACATCGCCAACGGCCGTGATCTCGGGCAGAACAGCTTCTCGTCGCAGGTCTACTTCGGACTGGACGTCGGCTTCGACATGAGCTGGCGTGACGCGATGCTGCGGGATGTCCAGGCATATCTGGAGTCGATCAACGTGCCCGAGTCCGGAGGCCCCGGCGGCGAGGCATTGACACTGCACACCACCACGGAGAGCTACAATGCGACGCTCGCGGTCGACGGGCTGATCACCTCGCTGGCGCGGACACTGCGAATGCGCAAGGCGCTGATCCAGTGCCCACTGCTGTGGGAGATCCGCAAGCTGAACATCGCAGACCCACCCGCCGACGACGCAGTGCGCCTCGGGCTGAAAGACGACAGCAGCACCGGGCTGGCGCAGATTTTCGCGGCCACGGCCATCCGTGCCCGTAATCACTGCATTCGCCAGGGCATCATCGGCGGCACCATCATGGACTTCGGCAACGACGACGACCGGCTCTCCGTGTGGCACAAGCTGAACGAGGACAACATCTACAACATCAGCACAGTGCCGCTGGTACTGATCGAAGGCGCGGCCGACGTCGGACTCCGCCGGCCGGACGTGTTCTTCACCGAGGACGAGACCCGCCGAACCCTGGCCCGCTACAATGGAACCGGGGACGCGGCCGAAAACTACGGCCGGCAACTGCTCGGCCTCTATCGAGTGTTCGAGAAGTACCACAAGCCGTTGCGTGAGGCGTCGTGA